One segment of Anopheles stephensi strain Indian chromosome 3, UCI_ANSTEP_V1.0, whole genome shotgun sequence DNA contains the following:
- the LOC118509287 gene encoding uncharacterized protein LOC118509287, with protein sequence MSVHGCMSIFLFGANVLAGLLVTALASELGSSSTALLHKLPIALPTTETPPHGAPRPLPPRRGIPYDEGGPGPGDIGADSNAFVAADIINLDRDGAVSFIPRRDLRYQRAVPPEYAGASALPHCETFTMGDPDSKTLYNPGWPGNYPNNSDCVVVLEAPVGFLVRLDFRDHFHIEPSEECKYDFLEIRDGAHGFSTLIGKYCGQTYPPMITSKERFLWLHFHSDENIEYNGFVVVYDYVPRPTSSIYDDESCRMEVSGMEGFVNRTDVPREKQQTVIEHGLSLDCMWVVTVADGWKIQLSFLKFKLERPNDCESNFVDVFTERTDLPSRLKNFCGSIADSVVSRSNVLHIRFFAEAAAINSTFSILFTAFREKAAGETCDDTEYDCEDATCISGELRCNGRINCRFRWDEDECQKQAAAQSEHVIIIVIVFGLILGGMILLFLFNCSRKIIRDHKIIREHIRQSRESKLNELGRHSTKKLVDLDITKLPPPAFDKDPINVLESSSTTNVNNGQYYRDMGIGSVGGGSAGSGGGPAGPHMFSSRIDIKADPQDVLRGSYHEDPLSRSGTLGRDGGGMCDMACQTRESLFQPVFKNKVNQSPNQLQNSIRFSTFGYETQQQQEQQQLPAVTPPPPRVKHHHHHHHHHHAGTGTLEGTKSSKVNRIELEDLSPPGSGGYDDPRGDEMQQQLQQHGPPGQHGHSHSHTHTHQHHHPHTLQKIAHERNLTETGVGPGAGRPGGGGGGAGGAGGGSYGADIRKSAPDVIIMTSSH encoded by the exons ATGAGTGTCCATGGCTGTATGAGTATTTTCCTGTTCGGTGCCAACGTATTAGCAG GTCTACTAGTGACGGCTCTCGCCAGTGAGCTTGGATCCAGCTCGACCGCGCTGCTCCACAAACTGCCGATCGCGCTTCCCACCACCGAAACACCACCGCACGGTGCACCACGACCGCTGCCACCTCGCCGGGGGATACCGTACGATGAGGGTGGTCCGGGTCCCGGGGACATCGGTGCCGACAGTAATGCGTTCGTTGCGGCCGACATTATCAACCTCGACCGGGACGGTGCGGTTAGCTTCATTCCGCGCCGGGACCTGCGGTATCAGCGGGCCGTACCGCCCGAGTATGCCGGTGCGTCCGCGCTGCCACACTGCGAAACGTTCACGATGGGCGATCCGGACTCGAAAACGCTGTACAATCCGGGCTGGCCAGGGAACTACCCGAACAACAGTGActgtgtggtggtgctggaggCACCGGTCGGGTTTCTGGTGCGGCTTGACTTCCGGGACCACTTTCACATCGAACCGTCGGAAGAGTGCAAGTACGACTTTCTCGAG ATCCGTGATGGAGCGCACGGGTTTTCGACGCTGATCGGCAAGTACTGTGGTCAGACGTACCCGCCGATGATCACCTCGAAGGAACGGTTTCTGTGGTTACACTTCCACTCGGACGAGAACATCGAGTACAATGGGTTCGTCGTGGTGTATGATTACGTGCCGCGACCGACCTCGT CCATCTACGATGACGAAAGCTGCCGGATGGAGGTGTCCGGTATGGAGGGGTTCGTCAACCGGACGGATGTGCCGCGCGAAAAGCAGCAAACCGTGATCGAGCACGGCCTGTCGCTCGACTGCATGTGGGTCGTCACGGTGGCGGATGGGTGGAAG ATTCAACTGTCCTTCCTGAAGTTCAAGCTGGAACGACCAAACGATTGCGAAAGCAACTTCGTCGATGTGTTCACCGAGCGGACGGATTTACCGTCGAG ACTGAAAAACTTTTGCGGCTCCATCGCGGACTCGGTCGTATCGCGCTCGAACGTCCTGCACATCCGCTTCTTTGCGGAAGCGGCCGCCATTAATTCCACCTTCTCCATCCTTTTCACTGCATTTAGGGAGAAGGCGGCCGGCGAAA cctgcGACGACACGGAGTATGACTGTGAGGACGCGACCTGTATTTCCGGTGAGCTGCGATGCAACGGGCGCATCAATTGTCGGTTCCGGTGGGACGAGGATGAGTGTCAG AAACAAGCGGCCGCCCAATCGGAAcacgtcatcatcatcgtgattGTCTTCGGGCTCATTCTCGGCGGCATGATACTGCTGTTTCTGTTCAACTGCAGCCGAAAGATTATACGCGACCACAAGATTATCCGCGAGCACATCCGGCAGTCACGGGAAAGCAAGCTGAACGAGCTCGGACGTCATTCAACGAAAAAGCTGGTCGATCTGGACATTACCAAGCTGCCGCCGCCCGCCTTCGACAAGGATCCAATCAATGTGCTCGAGAGCAGCAGTACGACCAACGTGAACAATGGACAATATTATCGTGACATGGGCATCGGGAGCGTGGGGGGAGGCAGTGCCGGCAGCGGGGGAGGACCTGCTGGACCACACATGTTTAGCAGCCGGATAGACATTAAGGCGGACCCGCAGGATGTACTGCGGGGCAGTTATCATGAGGATCCGCTTTCGCGGTCCGGTACGCTTGGGCGCGATGGCGGCGGCATGTGCGATATGGCGTGTCAGACGAG GGAATCGCTCTTCCAGCcggtgtttaaaaataaggTCAATCAATCGCCCAACCAGCTCCAGAACAGCATACGTTTCTCGACGTTCGGGTACGaaacgcaacagcagcaggagcagcaacaACTGCCCGCCGTcacaccgccaccgccgcgggtgaaacatcatcatcatcaccatcaccatcatcacgcCGGCACCGGTACGCTCGAAGGCACCAAAAGCTCCAAGGTGAACCGCATCGAGCTGGAGGACCTATCGCCGCCCGGGTCGGGCGGATACGATGATCCGCGTGGGGACGAGATGCAGCAACAGCTGCAACAACATGGCCCACCCGGTCAGCACGGTCACTCACACagccacacgcacacgcaccagcatcatcatccccaTACGCTGCAAAAGATCGCGCACGAGCGCAACTTGACTGAGACCGGTGTTGGTCCCGGTGCGGGACgacctggtggtggtggtggtggcgctggtggaGCTGGTGGTGGATCCTATGGTGCCGATATCCGGAAGTCGGCACCGGACGTCATCATCATGACCTCCTCCCATTGA